A region of the Fusobacteria bacterium ZRK30 genome:
TCATACATTCCACAGGTCATCATCAACGACTTTACAACCTTAGCCTCATAATCAGATATTATTTTTTCCCCAGTAGACAGCCTTCCGTTTCTAGCCAAAAACATCCCAACCATAGCAAGATCCATTGTAGTTACTTCTATAGAACACTGTTTAAAGTATACATCCAGACTCTCTTCTACAGAAGATTCTATTACACCCTGATCCTTCATAAAGTAAGCCATAGCCCTGTTTTTATTTCCAGTCCTGTTTTCTCCTGAATATATCTCCTCATTGTATGTCAATGTATCGTTTTCAGTTACCAGTTTGAAAAAATCCAACAGTCTCTCAAACTTCTCTTCCTTATTCTCTCCCTTTATCATAGATGAAACTGCTATAGCTCCGGCATTTATCATTGGATTGTAAGGTTTTTTTATAATAGCTGTTTCCAGTCTGATCATAGAATTAAAAGCATCTCCTGTAGGCTCAGTGCCCACTTTTGAAAATACATAATCTACACCATTATCCAACATAGCCAGCATAAGGGCTATGGGTTTAGATACACTTTGAATAGTAAATTTTTTATCATAATCACCATAAAAATACCTATTTCCATCCATATCTAATAAGCATATCCCCAAATCCTCTTTTTCTGCTTTATCCAGTCCAGGTATATAGTTTGCTACATTCCCAAATTTTGTTTTAATTTTATTTTTTTTTACTATTTTATCTAAAAGAATTTCCATCTCTCTCCCCCATATATTATGTTCATTTTAAAAAAAATAAATATCAAAAATGACAATTATTTTTTTATTTTGTTTACCTAAAGTTTACCACATCATCCATTAAAATAAAAGCTAATACAACTTTATTCATAGATGTTTTAGAGGTAATAATCTTTATAAAAATTAAAGTACTTTTTTTGCTCCTAAAAAAAATTAACTTTAATAAGTTGATAAAAGTTTTTAGTGATTTATATAAAATATCAGATTTTATAGGAATAAAAACACTGAACTTGATTTTCATATCAAAATATTGTATAATATTGTGCTTGAGTTTTTTTTTATTTTGTATAAAAAACTATAGTTAAAAAATAAATTACAGATAGTAAAAGGAGAAATAAAATCATGAAAACTTTACCAAATTGTCCAAAATGCAATTCAGAATATACATATGAAGATGGAAACCTTATGGTCTGTCCTGAATGTTCATACGAGTGGAACCCAGAGATCGAAGCTGAAGAAAATGCAGAAAAGGTGTACAAAGATAGCAATGGAAATATCTTAGTAGACGGAGATACAGTTAGCGTAATCAAAGATCTTAAAGTAAAAGGAAGTTCCCTTGTAGTAAAAAAAGGAACTAAAGTTAGAAACATAAGATTAGTAGATGCAGATCATGACATCAAATGTAAAATTGATGGAATTGGGTCTATGGAATTAAAAACTGAATTTGTAAAAAAAATATAGATTCTTAATCTCCCTAATTAATTAGACTTGTTATCTAATTAATTAGGGAGATTTTTTATTTGTATAAAAAAGGAAATACAAATTTAAGGTGTAGATTATAATTAGAGTGAAAATTTAAAAAAATTAACCAGGGGTGATTATTATGTCTAAACATTATCATGAAAAATTTATAGCTTATATAAAACATCTGCTTGAAATTGAAAAACATTCTATGGAGAATATCTCTAAGAAAACAGGGATCCCTATGGATGATCTAAAAAAATTCCATGAAGAGGATGATATTGCCAACAAATTTGAATATGAAAAATTAATTGAAGCATTTGACCCGGATAAAAAAGATGAGAAAAATAAAACTGAGGAAAGTAAATAGAAAGCAATAAAATATTAAAAAAAAAATCTCCCATGTGGAGATTTTTTTTATCTCGAGGAATTATATCTGTCTGGATGCAACGTCACGTTGCTTTTTTATTTTTTTATTGGTATTATTATCTTAAAAGCTGAACTACCGCAATATTCTTAAGCCTTTAAAATCATCATTAAGTATTTTAAGAAAAATTTAAAAGATAATTTAAAGAAGCTTGACATTTATAAGAATTTACCGGGAAACATCAGTTAAACATCGATGTTAGAGGAGGTAAAATGAAAATAATGCACCTGGGTGATCTCCACATAGGAAAAAAAGTCAACGGATATTCTATGATTGAAAATCAAAGGAATATTTTTGAACAAATATATAGTGCAATTTCAAAACATAGAGTAGAAACTGTTTTAATTGCAGGGGATATCTACGACAGATCTGTCCCTTCAGAAGAATCTATCCAACTATTGGACGATTTTTTGTCCCACCTGATCAATACATTAAAGGTCCGTGTAATCGCCATAAGCGGTAATCACGACAGTCCTGCAAGACTAGATTTTTCAAGGGGTATCCTGGCTAAACAGGGTCTTCATATCCTTGGAGAATATAAAAAACTGGTCAATAAAATAAGTGTAGATAATTTTGATTTCTATTTGATGCCCTTTGTTACTCCCGCTGCCATAAGGAAAAAGTTTGAAACAGTTATAAAGGAGAGGGATCTGACAATCTCTACCTATGATGATACTATGAAATTTATTGCAGGTGAAGCCTCTAAAAATTTAGATAGTAGCAGAGTTAACATAGCTCTCTATCACGGATTTGTTATCGGCAGTGGAGATGATGAAAAAGAGATAGAGAGGGAAGATTCTGTAAAGATATTAGCCATAGGAGGGAAAGAATCTGTTGCTGAAAGATATTTCTTAGACTTTGATTATACAGCCCTGGGTCACCTCCACGGCAACCGGAAGGTTAAAAGTGAAAGGGTAAGATATGCCGGCTCTCCTATCAAATACTCTTTTTCTGAAAAAAATCAAAAAAAATCACTGACTGTTATAGAGATCGACAAAAATAAATTTGATCTGGAACAAATTGAGATAAAGGATAGATATCCCATGATCGAATTAAAGGGTACTTTCGATGAAATTATGGAAACTGATATAGATCGAGATGCATATTTGAAGATAACTCTCACTGAAAGTGTCTTGGATGCCATGAATAAGCTGAGGAGCAGATATTCTCAGATAATGGAACTTGGAATAGAGATCTCAACTATTGATCCCATGGATAAAGATCACTCCTCCAAAGAGATCCATAAGATCCCGGCTGACCAGCTTTTTGAAGATTTGGGCCACAGTGTAGGAATCGAAATAGATGATGAGGAGATGAAACAATTAAGAGATGTCATCAATGAAATCAAGGAGGTGGCTCATTAATGAGACCTATAAGACTTAAGATGATGGGGATCGGTCCCTATGCCGGTGAGGTTGATCTTGACTTTTCAAAACTCAATGAGGAGGGGTTATTTCTTATCACCGGAGCTACAGGAGCAGGGAAAACATCTATATTTGACGGGATTACCTATGCCCTGTTCGGAAAAGCTAATTTCGATGATAATGAGAAAAAAAACGGTATAATCTGTGACTATATCGACGACAAGGAAAAATCTAAAGCCTATGTAGAATATACATTTGATCTGGATGGTGTCGAATACCGTGTGAAAAGAACTCCTGCATATGAATATATCAATAGGAACGGGAAATTTTCAAAAAAAAGCGAAAGTGTGGAGATTGAATTTAAAGACGAAATCAAAACCAATAAAACACAGGTAGATAAATTTATCGAGGAAGATATTATAAAGCTTGACTATAAACAATTTAAAAAGATAATCATGCTGGCCCAGGGGTCCTTCAGTGAATTTATCAAATCCAATTCCAACCAAAAATCAGAGATACTGAAACAGATCTTCAATACCGATATCTATGAAAAGATCAGTTACAGACTAAAAGACAGGTCGGATAATATCAGGAAAAATATCTATAAAAGTAAGGGAGATCTCTTTGCTGCCTTGAGAACTTTGGAGATAGAAGATGAAGTATGGAAAATTCTCTTAAAAAATGAAGTTTTGGAATATGAGAAACTTACCAGTATAATAAGCTCAAATAAGTTTTCCTTGGAATCTCTTATAAAAGAAAAGAAAGCTGAAAAATCAAAATTAGATATTGTAGGTCTTACCAAGGAAATTGAGGAGTCTAAAATTATCAATGAGGGAATAAAGAAATTAAATTCAGCTGAGAATTCCCTTTTACTCCTTCAGCAGCAGGATAAAGATATTGAGTTTAAAAAAAATCAAATAAAGAGAAACCAAGATGCTATGAAGATAAAGGGGGAGTGTGAAATACTTTTAGATTCTAAAAGAAATCTGGAATCTAAAAAATCAAAGTATTCAGAAGGCAGAAATACCCTTGAAAAACTGGAGGTAAACTCTAAAATAAATATTGATAATTACGATGGATTAAAAGATGAGTTGGAGGAGAAATCCAAATTTATAAGTAAGATGAGTATTTTAGAGGGAGATCTAAAAGTTTTTATTTCCAATGAGAAAGAGGTAATTAATTTAAATAAAGAGATAAAAAAGTTAACCAGAAGACTCCGGGATACCAAAAGGAGTATTAAACATTTAAATTTTCAAAAACATCACCTTGAACACATTGAGTCCACCCTGAAAAAAGAGCTGGAGAGGAGTAAAGAAATTAATGACAATAAGGGAGTATTAGAAAAAAAACAGCTTATTTTAACTCCTATCCTGTCTAAGGCAAATGATATTTCTTTCCTTGAAGACAGGATAAAATCATTAAAAACAGATGAAAACAGACTGTTAGAGATAACTAAAGCAAAATTGAAAATTTATACTGATCTCCATAATATATGGGTTCAAAATGAAGCTTATAACCTGTCAAAGGAGTTAGAAACAGGAAAGCCTTGTATGGTATGTGGTTCTACGACCCACCCGAACCTTCCTAAAAAACCCGCAGATTGTCCTACCAAAAGAGAATTGGATAAAAATAAAAACGAGTATGAAGTTTCCAAAGAAAGGTTAAATCTTTGTGAAGGTAATCTCCTCACATTGAAAGATCAATTAAAATCTGAAAACGCTAAATTATTAGAATTAATTACTCCTAATAATCTTCCAGGTGATAAAATCAGTCTGTTAAATTTAAAGGTAGAATACCAAGATAAAATATCTGATCTTAACATCCAGTTAGAGACTTTGCCTACACAGGCTGACCTGGATAAAGCTATTCTAGATAAAAATGAAAATAATGATAAAATCATCCAAGCCATTGCAAAGGAAAGTAAAATCACGACCGATTTAGAAGTTTCAACTTCTCAAATAGAAGGTTTTACCCATGGCAATTTGGAGATACAAAAAAAATTCCAAGAAAATAAACTGAATATTGAAAAGTTTGAAAAAGTTTTAGAATCTGCACAGAATAGATGTAGGGAACTTCAAACGACTATTAAAGATCTTGAAACTTTAAAAGAGGAGATTAAAACTCAAGGTATTCAGTTAAAAGCTGTTGAAGACGACATTAACAAGTTAACTAAAACTATTAAAACTCAAGAACATAGATGGAATGAAACTCTGATAAAAAATAATTTTAAAGATTTAGATGAGTATCAGTCTATACTCACTATCCTTGTAGACCCCCTGAATGAGGAGATCAAAACTTATCGTGAGGAGGTCATCAAACAAAAAACTATAATCTCTGAATCTGAAAAATTTAAAAAAGCAGATTCGATAAATTTGGAGAAGTTAAATGAAAAAAGCAAGTTATTAACTCAGGAGATTGAGGAGATAGACAGGTTTATAAATAAAAAACAGACTAAACTGAACAGCTTTACCAATCCTGAAAAAAAACTAGATGAGAGTAGAAAGGTATTGGAAGAGAAAGAGAAACAGTATAAAATTTTTAATAAACTCTATGAGATATCAGTGGGTAAATATGGAGAAAAAAGAAATAATATAACTTTTCAAAACTATGTTTTAGCAGTTTATTTCCAAGATGTCTTAGACAGAGCTAACGACAGGCTCAGCCTAATGACAAACAATCAATACCATATGAGGCTGGATACTGCTAAAAAAGGAAATGCCGGCTCAGGATTAGAGGTAAATGTCTTCGATTCCCATACAGGAAAGGAAAGGAGCATTAAAACTCTCTCCGGAGGTGAAACTTTTAAAGCATCTATGGCTTTAGCTCTGGGATTATCCGATGTAGTACAGGCTCAAAATGGGGGGATAAAGCTCGATTCAGTCTTTATAGATGAAGGTTTTGGTACACTAGATGAGGAGTCCCTCTCTGTAGCTATGGATATTTTAATGGAATTAAAAACGAGTGGTCGAACTGTGGGAATCATATCCCACGTCAATGAATTAAAGCAGACAATAACCAGCCAGATCAAAGTAGAAAAAACTATTAGGGGAAGTAAGGCAGAGGTTATCTACTAAAAAACAAAATTTAAAAGCTTGTTTCCTACGGGTCTCAAGCTTTTTTTATTTTCATTCCCTCAAAAAAATTAAATAAAACATCCATACTTCTGAAACTAAAATATCCTATTTGAAATTTATTTTTTATTCAGAAAAAATTAAGCAGGATAAAACAAGTCTTTTCTCTAAATTATAATAAAGACTTTGTTTTCAGGGGAGGATGATTATGAAAAAAATATATAAGATTATTCTACTATCTCTAGGTACAATTGTATTTCTTTTGATGATAGGTACAAACCTTATTTTAAAAGGAGTAGTCACTTCATATTTAGAAAGTAGTCTAAACAGAAGAGTAACTATTAGCAGTCTCTGGTTAAACCCTTTCACAGGTACTCTTTTTTCCCGTAATGTGACTATATGGAACGGGGAAGAGCAACCACTGCTGTCTCTCAAATCCATAGAGATAAATACCGATCCTCTTAAACTTTTTAGAAGAAAACTCTCTATAAGTGAGGTCCGCCTCATTGAACCTGCTTTAAACCTTATTAGTTTAGAAGATAACTCAAAAGATAATACTGAAACTTCTCCAAAAATAAAAGAGTCGGCTTCTACGGCCTCTTCACAAGGCTTTTTAAGAGAGGTAGAAGTTCACAATATTGCAATAGAAAACCTGACTTTTATCAGGCCAGATGGGATATTAAAATCAATGAATACAATAACCCTTAAGGTTCCTGAATCTACCTATGAAAACAATGACTTGGACCTGTCTGCTAATCTAAATATCTTAGGCAGCGGACTCGTTGATATAAAAATTAAAGTTAATACAAAAACCGGTCTGTTAAACACCTCGTTGGTCTCCCAGGGATTTCACTTAAATAACACCTTTTCTTCCAAGGAAAAAGGTGACCTTAGTTTATCTGGGAATATTAAAGGTAATATCTTTATTCAAGGTAACTACCTGAAAAAAATATTTCAGGCAGGAGGAAATATAATCGGTTCAAATATCCTTGTTGAAGATGAAAAGGGCGAACAGGTTCTAAACTCTGAACATATCTTTGTCGACCTGGAAAGTCTGACCATTCCCGAGATATCCTTAAACCTAAAAAAAGTAGAAATAAAAAACACCCAAAGCAGCTTATCTATTTTTCAAAAAGAAAAAAAGGGGTCTACCCCTGAGAAAAAACAGGAAATCAGTCCAAAATCTGCAGGGATGAAAAGTCCCCTACTAAAAGATATAAGGATAGATGAGTTTATCATTAAAAGATCTTCCCTTTCTTACAGAGATCTTATATTTACAGACATCGATTTAGATCTCAAGGATCTGAGAAATGTTCCTCAGAATAAGTCATCTGCTGCACTTTCCTTTACCCTTAACAACACCATAAATTTTTCATCTCAGTCCCTTGTTGAGGTCTTGGATTATTCCATGGGATTTGATCCCCTTAAATCTCTTATTTTTAAAGGAAACTTTACATTGGATACCCCATCTTTGGCACTTCCTGATTCTATTCAAAAGAATCTCCCATATGAGGCTGAGATCAAAAATGTTAATCTCAAAGGAAATTATTCCTATAACTATCCCAATATCACATTAAAGTCAGATATATTTACCGAAGATCTAAAACTCATAGGAAAGAAGACCCAGCTTCATAATATTCTGCTTAAATCTCTTTCCGGTAAGGTCTCTTCGGCGTATAATTTAGATGATAACTCCTACTCCCTCTCCGGTCCACTAGATCTAAAAATACTTAATATCAAAGATAAAAAAGGTCAGAATTTTTTTAATGGAGATCTCGCAGTTGCAGTGAGTAGTTTGAATAAGAAAAAAATTATTTTAGACTCAGTGAAGTTTAGCAGCTTTTTTTTAGATTTAAATACAAAAATATCTCCTGAAGATTCTAAAAGTTCTCCTGCAGAAGAAGCTACCTCCCAAGGTGATAAGTCACTTTCTAAAGAAGAGGAAATTGAAGTTGTGATAGACAGTCTTAAGTTGAGAAAGGGTCGGATAGTTACAGGGGATCTCTCCTTTGAAAATGTCTATCTCAATGGAAATAATATATCCAATAAAAAAATTAATTCAAATTTTGTAGTTGATATACTTATAAATAGTTCCGCTTCCTTAAAGGGAGACTTGAATATAAAGTTAGACGATATAGATATGTTGTCAGATCTCAAGGCAAAGGGGAATATATCTATTTCAAATTTAGACCTTAAGATATTGACCCCTTATATCGAAATGCTTCCTTATAAGTTGAATGGAATTATCAATTATTCATCTTTTTTAGATTATTCAAAGGATAGTATGAGTTCCAAGGGAAGTTTTTCTGCCTCTGATCTCTACATAAAAAAATCTGATTCTATGGAAATGTTTATAGAAAATATTCGTTCTAAGATGGATTTCAGATTAAAAAAAGAGGAAGTCACTCTTTTAAAAAGCAATTTCTCTTTTTTGAATCTAAATGGAAAAATAAAAGATGAAACTAAGTTTAAAATATCTAAAGGTGATATAGGTGTGAAGGAGCTATCTCCTAAAACAATAAAATTTGGCTCCATCTCCCTGACCTCACCCATGATAGACCTAAGAGAACCTCCTAAAGAGTCCGGTGATATAAAAGTGTCTTCAAAAATTCCCGATGAACAAAAGGAGAAAAAACCTCTTCCTGTAATATCAGCTTCAAAAATTAAAATTAAAAATGGAAAAGTTACCTACAGGGGACTGAAAAAAACATCGGTTTATGACAATATAGGAATCTCAGCTGTAAACTTTACCACTGAAAAAAATAAAAGATTTTCTATAGATGCAGGTTTTTCCATTATAGGAATAGAAAAAATACAGCTCAACGGAAATCTTACCCTGAAGGAAGATTGGGATTTTTCACCTAAGACACTTACCTTTAGCGGAGTTTTCAATGTTACTAAGTTAAAAATACCTGATTTTAACAATTACCTCAGAAAAAGCCTTCCCAACGAGTTTGACGGGGGACTTCTGTCGTCCAAAGGAAAGGTTAATGTGAAAGCCGGTCAATTAGATTCAGAGCATGATATAACCATCTCAAAGGTGGTATTGGGAAAATCTACCGGTTATTCCAAGGAAATTCCTCTAGGATCTATAATAAAAGTTCTTATTGATAAATATGGAAATATCAATCTCACCCTTCCTATAACCGGTGACCTTACAAATCCAAAGTTAGGTATAACCACAATTGTTTCCAGTAGTCTTATGAGTGGTCTGGTAAAAGCAGCCAGATCTCCTCAGACTATAATTTCCAAGATCCTCCCCTTGGAAAATAACGAGATCAAGACCATTTACTTTCAATACCTTTCAAATGAATTGAGTAAATTAGAGAGAGACAAACTGAGTGAAATTGTAAATATACTTACAGAAAATCCAAACTCTAAGGTTACCTTTACCCTCTATACCAATAATAATATAGAAAAGAATCTTATAGCCACCAAATCCATCACCGGTATCCTCTCAGGCCAGAGAATAGGTTCAAAAATGACCTTAGAAGATCTCATGGAGGAGAGAAAACAATATATCCTGAACTTCTTTACAAATAGGGTTTCTTCCAAAAGAATCGAAATAAAAATCTCTAAAGACAGTCGGTCACTTCCCCAGGCTAAGGTGGATTTTAAGGAGTAAAAATTATAATTTTATTTTAAAAGAGCAAGTCGACAGATTAAATCGACTTGCTCTTTTTTATTATCCTATGATATTTTTAATTCTGCTGCTCCCTCTTCAACTATTACTGTGTCTCTTCCTTCTCTTCTTATTTCATCCCAGACAGCAAATTCTCCTTGAATTCCAATCTTATTCGGATTAAAGTCCCACTCATCTTCTCTGTTTTCCTTCATTCTTAATTTATAATCTTTCAGACAGGCAATCGCCGGTTTATGCATGATTAAAATTCCTACTATGTTTATCCATGCCATTATTCCTATTCCGATATCTCCAAAGGTCCAAGCCATTCCTCCTGCTGCTACAGAACCTGAAAATGTAAACCCAAGATATACTAATTTTGAAACAAACCTGATTTTTTTCCCTTTTTCACTGCCCTTAGTTAGATAAACTAATGCTGTATCTCCATTCCAGAAAAACGCTAATAGTGTAGTAAAGGCAAAGAATACAATAGCTATGGCAACTATATATGCACCATACCCAATACCGATATCTAAAGCTGTAGATGTATTAGCTGCTCCTACTGTTCCCATACTCATACTAGAGGTTGCACCCTTTCCTGCATAAATTACCTTACCGGTAACTCCATCAAAAACCTTATATGCTCCTGTAATGATAATCATCAAGGCTGTAGCTGTACATACAAATATCGAATCGATGTAGATAGAAAATGCCTGTATCAATCCCTGCTTTGCAGGATGCGATGTGTCCGCTGCTGCTGCTGAAGCTGGTCCGGTCCCCTGGCCTGCTTCATTTGAATAAATACCTCTTTTTACACCCCAAGATATTGCTGCACCGGCAATCCCTGCAAAAGCCTCTTCTTTTCCAAATGCAGATTTAACTATTAAAGTCAGTGATGGGATGATATCCCCAGCATTGAGTGCCAACACTATCACTGCAATGATGATATATATTACTGCCATAAATGGAACCACTATCCCGGCAAACTTCGCTAACCTCTTAGCTCCACCAAAAACAATGACACTTAAAAATCCTACAATAATTAATCCTGTCACCCACTCTGGAACTCCTACTGCTGTTTTTAAACTTCCTGCGATTACATTTGATTGAGTAGACGGCATACATATAAGCATAGCCAGCACTGTAGATAAGGCAAATAAATTTCCATACCAGGTCTTCCCGCCTAATAATCCTTTTTTAAAGTAATAAGCAGGTCCTCCTCTGTATCCACCTTCAAATTTTTCTTTATATAATTGTCCCAATGTAGATTCCACATATGATGATGCAGCGCCTAATAATGAGATTACCCATAACCAAAATATAGACCCGGGTCCTCCCAATGCTATGGCTGTAGCTACTCCTGCAATGTTTCCAGTTCCTACCCTTCCAGAAACCGACATA
Encoded here:
- the glsA gene encoding glutaminase A, with amino-acid sequence MEILLDKIVKKNKIKTKFGNVANYIPGLDKAEKEDLGICLLDMDGNRYFYGDYDKKFTIQSVSKPIALMLAMLDNGVDYVFSKVGTEPTGDAFNSMIRLETAIIKKPYNPMINAGAIAVSSMIKGENKEEKFERLLDFFKLVTENDTLTYNEEIYSGENRTGNKNRAMAYFMKDQGVIESSVEESLDVYFKQCSIEVTTMDLAMVGMFLARNGRLSTGEKIISDYEAKVVKSLMMTCGMYDGSGEFALKVGIPSKSGVGGGIMSVLPNKMGIGIYGPALDKKGNSIGGDGILEDLSKELDLSIF
- a CDS encoding DUF748 domain-containing protein, with translation MKKIYKIILLSLGTIVFLLMIGTNLILKGVVTSYLESSLNRRVTISSLWLNPFTGTLFSRNVTIWNGEEQPLLSLKSIEINTDPLKLFRRKLSISEVRLIEPALNLISLEDNSKDNTETSPKIKESASTASSQGFLREVEVHNIAIENLTFIRPDGILKSMNTITLKVPESTYENNDLDLSANLNILGSGLVDIKIKVNTKTGLLNTSLVSQGFHLNNTFSSKEKGDLSLSGNIKGNIFIQGNYLKKIFQAGGNIIGSNILVEDEKGEQVLNSEHIFVDLESLTIPEISLNLKKVEIKNTQSSLSIFQKEKKGSTPEKKQEISPKSAGMKSPLLKDIRIDEFIIKRSSLSYRDLIFTDIDLDLKDLRNVPQNKSSAALSFTLNNTINFSSQSLVEVLDYSMGFDPLKSLIFKGNFTLDTPSLALPDSIQKNLPYEAEIKNVNLKGNYSYNYPNITLKSDIFTEDLKLIGKKTQLHNILLKSLSGKVSSAYNLDDNSYSLSGPLDLKILNIKDKKGQNFFNGDLAVAVSSLNKKKIILDSVKFSSFFLDLNTKISPEDSKSSPAEEATSQGDKSLSKEEEIEVVIDSLKLRKGRIVTGDLSFENVYLNGNNISNKKINSNFVVDILINSSASLKGDLNIKLDDIDMLSDLKAKGNISISNLDLKILTPYIEMLPYKLNGIINYSSFLDYSKDSMSSKGSFSASDLYIKKSDSMEMFIENIRSKMDFRLKKEEVTLLKSNFSFLNLNGKIKDETKFKISKGDIGVKELSPKTIKFGSISLTSPMIDLREPPKESGDIKVSSKIPDEQKEKKPLPVISASKIKIKNGKVTYRGLKKTSVYDNIGISAVNFTTEKNKRFSIDAGFSIIGIEKIQLNGNLTLKEDWDFSPKTLTFSGVFNVTKLKIPDFNNYLRKSLPNEFDGGLLSSKGKVNVKAGQLDSEHDITISKVVLGKSTGYSKEIPLGSIIKVLIDKYGNINLTLPITGDLTNPKLGITTIVSSSLMSGLVKAARSPQTIISKILPLENNEIKTIYFQYLSNELSKLERDKLSEIVNILTENPNSKVTFTLYTNNNIEKNLIATKSITGILSGQRIGSKMTLEDLMEERKQYILNFFTNRVSSKRIEIKISKDSRSLPQAKVDFKE
- a CDS encoding alanine:cation symporter family protein produces the protein MEVIINGLNSIVWSPVLVYLCLGAGLFFTLKTSGVQFMMIKEMIRLLLGKDVKEGEKSEDSISGFEAMCMSVSGRVGTGNIAGVATAIALGGPGSIFWLWVISLLGAASSYVESTLGQLYKEKFEGGYRGGPAYYFKKGLLGGKTWYGNLFALSTVLAMLICMPSTQSNVIAGSLKTAVGVPEWVTGLIIVGFLSVIVFGGAKRLAKFAGIVVPFMAVIYIIIAVIVLALNAGDIIPSLTLIVKSAFGKEEAFAGIAGAAISWGVKRGIYSNEAGQGTGPASAAAADTSHPAKQGLIQAFSIYIDSIFVCTATALMIIITGAYKVFDGVTGKVIYAGKGATSSMSMGTVGAANTSTALDIGIGYGAYIVAIAIVFFAFTTLLAFFWNGDTALVYLTKGSEKGKKIRFVSKLVYLGFTFSGSVAAGGMAWTFGDIGIGIMAWINIVGILIMHKPAIACLKDYKLRMKENREDEWDFNPNKIGIQGEFAVWDEIRREGRDTVIVEEGAAELKIS
- a CDS encoding zinc ribbon domain-containing protein YjdM; translated protein: MKTLPNCPKCNSEYTYEDGNLMVCPECSYEWNPEIEAEENAEKVYKDSNGNILVDGDTVSVIKDLKVKGSSLVVKKGTKVRNIRLVDADHDIKCKIDGIGSMELKTEFVKKI
- a CDS encoding exonuclease SbcCD subunit D, with the protein product MKIMHLGDLHIGKKVNGYSMIENQRNIFEQIYSAISKHRVETVLIAGDIYDRSVPSEESIQLLDDFLSHLINTLKVRVIAISGNHDSPARLDFSRGILAKQGLHILGEYKKLVNKISVDNFDFYLMPFVTPAAIRKKFETVIKERDLTISTYDDTMKFIAGEASKNLDSSRVNIALYHGFVIGSGDDEKEIEREDSVKILAIGGKESVAERYFLDFDYTALGHLHGNRKVKSERVRYAGSPIKYSFSEKNQKKSLTVIEIDKNKFDLEQIEIKDRYPMIELKGTFDEIMETDIDRDAYLKITLTESVLDAMNKLRSRYSQIMELGIEISTIDPMDKDHSSKEIHKIPADQLFEDLGHSVGIEIDDEEMKQLRDVINEIKEVAH
- a CDS encoding SMC family ATPase — protein: MRPIRLKMMGIGPYAGEVDLDFSKLNEEGLFLITGATGAGKTSIFDGITYALFGKANFDDNEKKNGIICDYIDDKEKSKAYVEYTFDLDGVEYRVKRTPAYEYINRNGKFSKKSESVEIEFKDEIKTNKTQVDKFIEEDIIKLDYKQFKKIIMLAQGSFSEFIKSNSNQKSEILKQIFNTDIYEKISYRLKDRSDNIRKNIYKSKGDLFAALRTLEIEDEVWKILLKNEVLEYEKLTSIISSNKFSLESLIKEKKAEKSKLDIVGLTKEIEESKIINEGIKKLNSAENSLLLLQQQDKDIEFKKNQIKRNQDAMKIKGECEILLDSKRNLESKKSKYSEGRNTLEKLEVNSKINIDNYDGLKDELEEKSKFISKMSILEGDLKVFISNEKEVINLNKEIKKLTRRLRDTKRSIKHLNFQKHHLEHIESTLKKELERSKEINDNKGVLEKKQLILTPILSKANDISFLEDRIKSLKTDENRLLEITKAKLKIYTDLHNIWVQNEAYNLSKELETGKPCMVCGSTTHPNLPKKPADCPTKRELDKNKNEYEVSKERLNLCEGNLLTLKDQLKSENAKLLELITPNNLPGDKISLLNLKVEYQDKISDLNIQLETLPTQADLDKAILDKNENNDKIIQAIAKESKITTDLEVSTSQIEGFTHGNLEIQKKFQENKLNIEKFEKVLESAQNRCRELQTTIKDLETLKEEIKTQGIQLKAVEDDINKLTKTIKTQEHRWNETLIKNNFKDLDEYQSILTILVDPLNEEIKTYREEVIKQKTIISESEKFKKADSINLEKLNEKSKLLTQEIEEIDRFINKKQTKLNSFTNPEKKLDESRKVLEEKEKQYKIFNKLYEISVGKYGEKRNNITFQNYVLAVYFQDVLDRANDRLSLMTNNQYHMRLDTAKKGNAGSGLEVNVFDSHTGKERSIKTLSGGETFKASMALALGLSDVVQAQNGGIKLDSVFIDEGFGTLDEESLSVAMDILMELKTSGRTVGIISHVNELKQTITSQIKVEKTIRGSKAEVIY